In Halovivax gelatinilyticus, the following are encoded in one genomic region:
- a CDS encoding BolA family protein encodes MDPNAVERLIEAAIEDADATVRRARDEHDDDHLAATVVSPAFDGKTLVDQHKLVYDALGDHMTTDIHALELSTYTPDEYDA; translated from the coding sequence ATGGATCCCAACGCGGTCGAGCGGCTGATCGAAGCGGCGATCGAAGACGCCGACGCGACGGTCCGTCGCGCACGCGACGAGCACGACGACGATCACCTCGCCGCAACCGTCGTCTCGCCGGCGTTCGACGGGAAGACCCTCGTCGACCAGCACAAACTCGTCTACGACGCCCTCGGCGACCACATGACGACCGACATCCACGCACTCGAACTCTCGACGTACACGCCCGACGAGTACGACGCGTAA
- a CDS encoding PH domain-containing protein — protein sequence MESLHARTRILWIVSGLLWGAVAAFVLLAVDRWLYDVPAEALGGAVLVVSLLGAVYGFRRYQVWRFEIQPDALYLERGVITFVETAVPFVRVQHVDTQFGPLERALGLSSVVVYTAGSRNADVRVPGLRPERARKLQDTLRELAVESETEDAV from the coding sequence ATGGAATCCTTACACGCCCGGACCCGTATTCTCTGGATCGTCTCCGGACTCCTCTGGGGTGCCGTGGCCGCGTTCGTCCTGCTGGCCGTCGATCGATGGCTGTACGACGTCCCCGCGGAGGCACTCGGCGGGGCGGTGCTGGTCGTGTCGCTTCTCGGCGCGGTGTACGGGTTTCGCCGCTACCAGGTGTGGCGATTCGAGATACAGCCCGACGCGCTCTACTTGGAACGAGGCGTGATCACGTTCGTCGAGACGGCCGTCCCGTTCGTTCGCGTCCAGCACGTCGACACGCAGTTCGGCCCGCTCGAACGCGCCCTCGGGCTCTCGTCGGTCGTCGTCTACACCGCCGGATCGCGAAACGCCGACGTCAGAGTTCCCGGATTGCGACCGGAACGTGCGCGAAAACTCCAGGACACGCTCCGAGAACTGGCCGTCGAGAGCGAGACGGAAGACGCCGTATGA
- a CDS encoding MBL fold metallo-hydrolase, producing MNVHSIELGNHEFEGENNAYLLESGDETALIDTGIHRPDIDAQLRDGLADLGRSVSDLDDILLTHHHMDHSGLAGALAAESGASVYVHEIDAPLVRRDEDAIEAYDSLQERRFEEWEMPEPKRRELREFFAQNPPVDPPETVTEVTSGDVINVGQIQLTVRHAPGHTAGHCLYEFDRDDTLEAFVGDVVLPVYTPNVGGADLRLDGALARYLESLSAIVDSGYGRLWPGHRNVIDAPAERATTIIEHHRDRTENVLAVLDDESPMSAWDVSADLFGSLEGIHILHGPGEAYSHLEHLVHHDVVDRTDGRYRLADRAIDLEDVLRV from the coding sequence GTGAACGTACATTCGATCGAGCTCGGAAATCACGAGTTCGAAGGAGAGAACAACGCGTACCTCCTCGAGTCCGGGGACGAGACGGCGCTGATCGATACGGGTATCCATCGACCCGATATCGACGCCCAGTTGCGGGATGGACTCGCCGATCTCGGTCGGTCGGTTTCGGATCTCGACGACATCCTACTCACGCACCACCACATGGATCACAGCGGACTCGCCGGGGCGCTCGCCGCCGAAAGCGGGGCGAGCGTCTACGTCCACGAGATCGACGCGCCGCTGGTCCGTCGGGACGAGGATGCTATCGAGGCGTACGACTCCCTTCAGGAACGACGATTCGAAGAGTGGGAGATGCCCGAACCGAAGCGCAGGGAGTTACGCGAATTCTTCGCACAGAATCCACCGGTCGATCCGCCAGAGACGGTCACTGAAGTTACCAGCGGAGACGTGATCAACGTCGGCCAGATCCAGCTCACCGTCAGACACGCGCCGGGCCACACCGCCGGCCACTGTCTTTACGAGTTCGACCGCGACGACACGCTAGAAGCGTTCGTCGGTGACGTCGTACTCCCCGTCTACACGCCGAACGTGGGCGGGGCGGACCTTCGACTCGACGGGGCGCTCGCTCGCTATCTGGAATCGCTCTCCGCGATCGTAGACAGCGGCTACGGTCGACTATGGCCCGGCCACCGGAACGTCATCGACGCGCCGGCCGAGCGGGCGACGACGATCATCGAACACCATCGCGATCGAACCGAAAACGTACTCGCCGTGCTCGACGACGAGAGCCCGATGAGCGCCTGGGACGTGAGCGCGGATCTGTTCGGCTCGCTGGAGGGTATTCACATCCTCCACGGTCCGGGCGAGGCGTATTCGCACCTCGAACACCTCGTCCATCACGACGTCGTCGACCGAACGGACGGTCGGTACCGCCTGGCCGATCGGGCGATCGATCTGGAGGACGTTCTCCGCGTCTAG
- the gatE gene encoding Glu-tRNA(Gln) amidotransferase subunit GatE, with protein MSADDYEQVGLVAGLEIHQQLDTATKLFCQCPTRLREPDDSTRQLTRFLHPTRSELGELDEAALEESRVDREFEYLAYDSTCLVEEDDEPPGELDEEALGTVLEIAQLLSMTPVDQAHVMRKLVVDGSNTSGFQRSALIATDGQIETDAGPVGIEDLMLEEESAQRIEETDDGVRYSLDRLGIPLVEIGTKPDLRSPEQTREAAERIGMLLRSTGKVKRGLGTIRQDVNVSIEEGARVEIKGVQRLDDIDDIVRTEVDRQVALVEIAAELSDRGASVDEPTDVTDLFEDTESGVIRGALTDGGSVYAVRLAGFDGLVGREIAPDRRLGTELSDHAKRHGAGGIFHTDELPAYGITADEIESLRDAIDASPDDAVALVAASDDVAPVAIEAVAARAKTATAGVPEETRGANEDGTTRYLRPLPGAARMYPETDVPPVEPDPSTVPVPELLTEKVERYQSEYDLDAGLAEQVANGEHMPLFETVVGEGVDPTLAASTLASTLTELRRDDVPIDALTDDHLADVLALASEGDLPNEAIPELLSALATEPDRSAEAAMDDEDLGGADADVVRETVVEVVERNEAQVESEGMGAFSGLMGECMGALRGKADGDQVSQLLREEIQKRA; from the coding sequence ATGAGTGCAGACGACTACGAGCAAGTCGGACTCGTCGCCGGACTCGAGATCCATCAGCAGCTCGATACGGCGACCAAGCTGTTCTGTCAGTGCCCGACGCGTCTTCGGGAACCGGACGATTCGACGCGGCAATTGACTCGGTTTCTCCACCCGACTCGGAGCGAACTCGGCGAACTCGACGAGGCGGCCCTAGAGGAGAGTCGTGTCGACCGCGAGTTCGAGTATCTCGCCTACGATTCGACCTGCCTCGTCGAGGAGGACGACGAACCCCCGGGCGAACTCGACGAGGAGGCGCTCGGAACGGTTCTCGAAATCGCACAGCTGCTTTCCATGACGCCGGTCGATCAGGCCCACGTCATGCGCAAGCTCGTCGTCGACGGTTCGAACACGTCCGGCTTTCAGCGCTCGGCGCTGATCGCGACCGACGGCCAGATCGAGACCGACGCCGGTCCGGTCGGCATCGAAGACCTCATGCTCGAAGAAGAGAGCGCCCAGCGGATCGAGGAGACCGACGACGGCGTTCGCTACAGCCTCGATCGACTCGGCATTCCGCTCGTCGAGATCGGGACGAAGCCGGACCTCCGTTCACCGGAACAGACCCGCGAGGCGGCCGAGCGAATCGGCATGTTGCTGCGCTCGACCGGCAAGGTAAAGCGCGGACTCGGGACGATCCGCCAGGACGTCAACGTCTCCATCGAGGAGGGCGCTCGCGTCGAGATCAAAGGCGTCCAGCGATTGGACGACATCGACGACATCGTCCGGACCGAGGTCGATCGGCAAGTAGCGCTTGTCGAGATCGCAGCCGAGCTGTCCGATCGGGGGGCGTCGGTTGACGAACCGACGGACGTCACCGATCTCTTCGAGGACACCGAAAGCGGCGTGATTCGGGGTGCGCTTACCGACGGTGGCTCGGTCTACGCCGTGCGACTCGCCGGCTTCGACGGGCTGGTCGGCCGGGAGATCGCGCCGGATCGTCGACTCGGAACGGAGCTATCCGACCACGCGAAGCGTCACGGCGCGGGGGGCATCTTCCACACCGACGAGTTACCGGCCTACGGAATCACGGCCGACGAGATCGAGTCGCTCCGAGACGCGATCGACGCTTCACCCGACGACGCCGTCGCGCTCGTCGCGGCGTCGGACGACGTCGCGCCGGTCGCGATCGAGGCCGTCGCCGCCCGCGCGAAGACGGCGACTGCGGGCGTTCCCGAGGAGACGCGCGGGGCGAACGAGGACGGGACGACTCGCTACCTGCGACCGCTTCCGGGCGCCGCCCGCATGTATCCGGAAACGGACGTCCCGCCGGTCGAACCGGATCCGAGCACGGTTCCGGTTCCCGAGCTACTCACCGAGAAGGTCGAGCGCTACCAGTCCGAGTACGACCTTGACGCCGGGCTGGCCGAGCAGGTCGCAAACGGAGAGCACATGCCGTTGTTCGAAACCGTCGTCGGTGAGGGGGTCGATCCGACCCTCGCTGCGAGTACGCTCGCCTCGACGCTGACCGAGCTCCGTCGGGACGACGTTCCGATCGACGCGCTCACGGACGATCACCTCGCGGACGTTCTCGCCCTCGCGAGCGAGGGAGACCTTCCAAACGAGGCGATCCCGGAGCTGCTCTCCGCGCTGGCTACCGAGCCCGATCGATCGGCCGAAGCGGCGATGGACGACGAAGATCTCGGCGGGGCGGACGCGGACGTCGTTCGAGAGACGGTCGTCGAGGTCGTCGAGCGAAACGAAGCGCAGGTCGAATCCGAGGGAATGGGCGCGTTCTCCGGGCTGATGGGTGAGTGCATGGGCGCCCTTCGCGGAAAGGCGGACGGCGATCAGGTGAGCCAGCTCCTCCGCGAAGAGATACAGAAGCGAGCCTGA
- a CDS encoding class II fumarate hydratase: MAEETRTEADSLGEMAVPADAYWGAQTQRAVENFPISGITFGRRFVRALGVVKKAAAQANRDLGLVDDEVAEAIVEAADEVIAGEHDDQFPVDVFQTGSGTSSNMNANEVIANRAAELMGAAIGDRVVHPNDHVNFGQSSNDVIPTAMHVASLEAIEKDVTPALETLRKSLEAKEAEFSDVVKTGRTHLQDATPVTLGQEFGGYRTQIAKGLVRVDKAREHLAELALGGTATGTGLNTHPEFPGRAAEYITKETGVQFREADDHFEAQAAHDAMAEAHGALRTVAGSLNKIANDLRLLASGPRNGLGELEQPENQPGSSIMPGKINPVVAEAVNQVHTQVVGNDAAVANGAADGQLDLNLYKPVLAHNFLQSAELIANASEVFASRFVDPIEANREHCETQVQQSMALATSLNVHIGYDKASDVAKTALKEGKTVREVALEKGYLDEAEADAVLDPAKMTERGILGDE; the protein is encoded by the coding sequence ATGGCAGAAGAGACCCGGACCGAAGCGGACAGTCTCGGCGAGATGGCGGTGCCCGCCGACGCGTACTGGGGTGCACAGACCCAGCGCGCGGTGGAGAACTTCCCGATTTCGGGAATCACGTTCGGCCGGCGGTTCGTCCGCGCCCTCGGCGTCGTCAAGAAGGCGGCCGCGCAAGCGAATCGCGACCTGGGACTCGTCGACGACGAGGTCGCCGAGGCGATCGTCGAAGCCGCCGACGAGGTCATCGCCGGCGAGCACGACGATCAGTTCCCGGTCGACGTCTTCCAGACGGGCTCTGGCACCTCGTCGAACATGAACGCGAACGAGGTGATCGCCAACCGGGCGGCCGAGCTGATGGGGGCGGCGATCGGCGACCGCGTCGTCCACCCGAACGACCACGTCAACTTCGGCCAGTCGTCGAACGACGTGATCCCGACGGCGATGCACGTCGCGAGCCTCGAAGCGATCGAAAAGGACGTCACGCCGGCGTTAGAGACGCTCAGAAAGTCGCTTGAGGCCAAAGAAGCGGAGTTTTCGGACGTCGTGAAAACCGGCCGGACGCACCTTCAGGACGCGACGCCGGTCACGCTGGGTCAGGAGTTCGGCGGCTACCGAACGCAGATCGCGAAGGGACTCGTCAGAGTCGACAAGGCGAGAGAACACCTCGCCGAACTCGCCCTGGGCGGAACCGCGACCGGTACGGGATTGAACACGCACCCCGAGTTCCCCGGTCGGGCTGCCGAGTACATCACGAAGGAGACGGGCGTTCAGTTCCGCGAGGCTGACGACCACTTCGAGGCGCAGGCGGCCCACGACGCGATGGCGGAGGCACACGGGGCGTTGCGAACCGTCGCCGGCTCGCTCAACAAGATCGCGAACGACCTCCGCCTGCTCGCTTCCGGGCCGCGAAACGGGCTCGGCGAACTCGAACAGCCGGAGAATCAGCCGGGATCGTCGATCATGCCCGGTAAGATAAATCCCGTCGTCGCCGAGGCGGTCAACCAGGTTCACACGCAGGTGGTCGGAAACGACGCGGCCGTCGCCAACGGCGCCGCGGACGGCCAGCTCGATCTCAACCTCTACAAGCCGGTCCTCGCGCACAACTTCCTGCAGTCGGCCGAGCTGATCGCGAACGCGAGCGAGGTGTTCGCCTCGCGGTTCGTCGATCCGATCGAAGCGAACCGCGAACACTGTGAGACGCAGGTCCAACAGTCGATGGCGCTCGCCACCTCACTCAACGTTCACATCGGCTACGACAAGGCGAGCGATGTCGCGAAGACGGCCCTGAAGGAAGGCAAGACGGTTCGCGAGGTCGCACTCGAAAAGGGCTACCTCGACGAGGCGGAAGCCGACGCGGTGCTCGATCCCGCGAAGATGACCGAACGCGGTATCCTCGGCGACGAGTAA
- the msrA gene encoding peptide-methionine (S)-S-oxide reductase MsrA codes for MERATFGGGCFWCIEAAFELVPGVESVTSGYAGGHADDPTYEDVCNETTGHAEVVQLEYDPTAVSYADLLETFVTIHDPTQRNRQGPDVGTQYRSIVLVHDDRQEELARAFFDELDEAYDDEVVTEIEPLETFYEAEAYHQNYFEKNPNDAYCQHHASPKIERVRKRFEDRIEAE; via the coding sequence ATGGAACGCGCAACCTTCGGCGGCGGCTGCTTCTGGTGCATCGAAGCGGCGTTCGAACTGGTTCCGGGCGTCGAATCGGTCACGTCGGGGTACGCCGGCGGTCACGCCGACGATCCGACCTACGAGGACGTCTGCAACGAGACCACCGGCCACGCCGAGGTCGTACAGCTCGAGTACGATCCGACCGCCGTCAGCTACGCCGATCTGCTCGAAACGTTCGTCACGATCCACGACCCAACCCAGCGCAACCGGCAGGGGCCGGACGTCGGCACCCAGTACCGGTCGATCGTTCTCGTCCACGACGACCGGCAGGAAGAACTCGCCCGAGCGTTCTTCGACGAACTCGACGAGGCGTACGACGACGAGGTCGTCACCGAAATCGAACCGCTCGAGACGTTCTACGAGGCAGAAGCCTACCACCAGAACTACTTCGAGAAGAATCCGAACGACGCCTACTGTCAACACCACGCGTCGCCGAAGATCGAGCGCGTCCGGAAACGGTTCGAGGATCGAATCGAAGCGGAGTAG
- a CDS encoding PH domain-containing protein — MNRLHPLSAVFLALNRGVAGLFILFFLTSIVGGAIDVPFTGLPIFAAAIGFFLGAAYGVAYYYRFGYELRDDTFDIASGVISRRSREIPYRRIQNVDIRQGVLFQLLGFATVTIETAGGGGSEGSLNFVSEDEAATLQHDIRKRTATATNNRKAARSRDSEAGVESSEPAREAETDREVERSVKGPDGPADADVSPDDPTRAYDRPGSPDADPVRPDDARRESDAAFDTGYRTRKLFALNSRELLLYSFASFRPAALAAAGFLLFFGGEALLRYFLLAAQPLGGPETIGAGTTSSYLVLSAVSMVHAVAITYLLSVLYSFVSYYGFRLGKAGDDLVYERGLLQRYSGSIPLEKVQSVTISDNPIQRYIEYAGLWVETAGYGPDSNGGSQSAVPLARLPRVHQFTERLTEIEPPTFERPTTVARRRYLARFTIVVTVLLVLAAVTSVVVDQFQSWWLVAALYVFVPPAAHLKWKHLGYYVGEDHLVIREGFWQRRTTVIPYYRVQTVSTRRSIFQRRLGLASLVVDTASSRTFFWSTPTIHDIDLAVSRSIHETTRERLQVALAERGEDDSIPGERL, encoded by the coding sequence ATGAATCGACTCCACCCACTGAGTGCGGTCTTTCTCGCGCTCAATCGCGGCGTCGCGGGACTTTTCATCCTCTTCTTTCTCACTTCGATAGTCGGGGGCGCGATCGACGTCCCGTTCACCGGCCTGCCCATCTTCGCCGCCGCGATCGGTTTCTTCCTGGGCGCGGCCTACGGCGTCGCCTACTACTACCGATTCGGCTACGAACTCCGAGACGATACGTTCGACATCGCCTCCGGCGTCATCTCGCGGCGGTCGCGCGAAATTCCGTATCGTCGCATCCAGAACGTCGACATCCGACAGGGCGTTCTCTTTCAACTGCTCGGATTCGCGACCGTCACGATCGAGACGGCCGGTGGCGGCGGATCGGAGGGCTCGCTCAACTTCGTCAGCGAGGACGAAGCGGCGACGTTACAACACGACATCAGGAAGCGAACGGCGACCGCGACGAACAACCGGAAAGCGGCCCGGTCTCGCGATTCGGAAGCGGGTGTCGAGTCGTCTGAACCGGCGAGAGAGGCCGAAACCGATCGCGAGGTGGAACGATCGGTCAAGGGTCCCGACGGTCCGGCCGACGCGGACGTCTCTCCGGACGACCCGACGCGAGCGTACGATCGACCCGGTTCGCCCGATGCTGACCCGGTGAGACCGGACGACGCGCGTCGGGAATCCGACGCGGCGTTCGACACCGGCTACCGAACCCGGAAACTGTTCGCGCTGAACTCGCGGGAGTTGCTGCTGTACTCGTTCGCGTCGTTCAGACCGGCGGCGCTCGCCGCGGCCGGCTTCTTGCTCTTCTTCGGCGGCGAGGCCCTGCTCAGGTACTTCCTGCTCGCCGCTCAGCCGCTCGGCGGGCCGGAAACGATCGGTGCCGGGACGACGAGCAGTTACCTCGTTCTTTCTGCCGTCTCGATGGTCCACGCGGTCGCGATCACGTACCTGTTGAGCGTCCTCTACTCGTTCGTCTCGTACTACGGGTTTCGACTCGGAAAGGCGGGAGACGACCTGGTTTACGAACGCGGCCTGTTACAGCGCTACTCCGGTTCGATCCCGCTGGAGAAAGTCCAGTCGGTGACGATCTCCGACAACCCGATCCAGCGCTACATCGAGTACGCCGGGCTCTGGGTCGAGACGGCCGGCTACGGCCCGGATAGCAACGGCGGCAGCCAGTCTGCGGTTCCGCTGGCTCGCCTACCGCGCGTTCACCAGTTCACCGAACGGCTCACCGAGATCGAACCGCCGACGTTCGAGCGTCCGACGACCGTGGCGCGACGGCGCTACCTCGCTCGATTCACCATCGTCGTGACGGTGTTGCTCGTGCTGGCTGCGGTGACGTCGGTCGTCGTCGATCAGTTCCAATCGTGGTGGCTCGTCGCCGCGCTCTACGTCTTCGTTCCCCCGGCGGCCCACCTCAAGTGGAAACACCTCGGCTACTACGTCGGCGAGGACCACCTCGTGATCAGAGAGGGCTTTTGGCAACGACGGACGACCGTTATTCCGTACTATCGCGTCCAGACGGTCTCTACCCGCCGGTCGATCTTCCAACGTCGACTCGGTCTCGCCTCGCTCGTCGTCGACACGGCGAGTTCGCGGACGTTCTTCTGGTCGACGCCAACGATTCACGACATCGACCTCGCCGTTTCCCGGTCGATTCACGAGACGACGCGAGAGCGGTTGCAGGTCGCCCTCGCCGAACGCGGCGAGGACGACTCGATACCCGGCGAACGGCTGTGA